The genomic region ACTTATAGCTACAATAATAATATAACAATAATATTTGAGAACGATATTGATATATTTTGCCCCATGCAAACTCATCAAAAATATAAGAACCACTGGCAAACCCATAATATAACAAGCCGCTGAAACATCGAGCCTGAGGGAGTAGGGGAATATTTTGAGTACTTCTATAAATGAGTTTTCAAAAATCTTGTCGGCATGATAGATGATAAATAATAATCGCCCAGCTTGAAAAAAAATCAACCAAAACAAGAAAATTTTTAAAGTATAAATGGCTAAGTTTTTCCAGTTCATTTGCCCAAAATCTTTTGTATATATTTACCTATAACATCAAACTCCAAGTTAACGCTGCTTCCTTGTTTTATATTTTTGAAATTGGTATGCTCAAAAGTATATGGAATTATTGCAACACTAAAACTTTCATTAGTAGAATCGACCACAGTAAGGCTCACGCCGTTCACACATATACTTCCTTTAGGTATGGTAATTTGCGTTTTATCATTATATATAAATTCAAATTTCCAACTTCCGTTTTCTTCTATAATGCTTTTGCAAACACCTTTACCATCTGCATGGCCTTGCACGATATGTCCATCAAAGCGGCCATTGGCGGGCATACAGCGTTCTAGGTTTATCATATCACCGATTTGTAATTCACCTAAATTTGTTTTGTGGAGCGTTTCATCTATGGCTGTAGCTGCATAATAATTATCGTATAAATGGGTAACGGTTAAGCATACACCATTATGTGCAATGCTTTGCCCCAATGCAAGTTGGTTCACAAAGTTGCAGGCAATCTCCATCTCCAAATTCCCCGAATTCTTTTTTAGATTTCGAACAGTTCCTAAGGTTTCTATAATACCGGTAAACATAGTTAATTTACGATTTGTCACTCTGTACCGATAGCTATCGGGATTATCGAAGAGTTACGAGTTACGATTGACGATGTACGATGTACGATGTACGATTGATGCGGCAGGATAATTGAATACATTTTCTTATTCTTATATATTTAGTTTTAAATTTTCTAACCCTTGCTACTTGCTACTTCCCGCCACGGCGGGCTTACTACTTCTAGCTTCCCTTTGCCGCGGCGAACCCACTTCCTACTCCCCACTTCTAGCTCCCCACTTCTAGCTTCCCACTATCCCTTCCACCGCCTCAAACACCTTCTCCGCTGCTAACTCCTCCATACAGCTCACCCCATCCACACAGGTTCCTCGGTAAAAACATTTACATTCTTTGGAGGGTTGTACTATAATACCATTATCACCTTTCACATTAAATTCGTACGGGTTAAATATATTATTCATCAATACCATTTTTTTGCCCAAGCCCATAGTGATATGCATAGCCATCGTAACCTGTGTTACTACCAAATCGCATTGATATACCAAATTGATGAATTGTTGCAAAGGGAAATATCCGAAATATATAGCTCCTGTTTTTTCTTCCAGTTCTAGGTTGCGTTCATGTTCTTGTTTGCCACCCAATATTAAAACATTATAGTTTTTCGACTGTAATAATTTAATCAGTTCTACCCATTTTTCAGTGCTCCACAGGCGTGTTACCCATCGATCGCCGCAGCCTGTATTTAGCCCTATAGTTTTTTTACTTTTATCGAGTTGCCAGCTATATCCTTTATCCTCGTGGTTATCGAGCAAATATTTTTCGTTAGTATAAGTATATCCGCAAATTTCAAAAATCTCTTCGGGATAGCTTTTGGTATTGGCTTGGCTCACATCATCGAACAAACCTGTATCAAATTTGTGTTGGGCCAAATCATTATAGGGTTGTATCACACCGTCTTTCAATATAAAACCGTGTTTGGTTTTGGAAGCAATGGTTTGCAATAAGGCCCCGGCTTCTTTATCTTTATCTAGGTTGATCGTAATATCCCATTCTGTATTTTGGATATATAATATATTTTTAAGCTCGAAACTTAGTATTTCATGAATCTCACTTTTGGGCAAAATATCGGGAGTAAGGGTGAGCCAAGTAATTTTACATCCTGGATATTCAGCTTTTAATTTCTGAACCAAAGGTGTTGTTCTAATCACGTCGCCCATTGCACCCAGTTTAATGATTAGTATCTTGTGCGTAACTTTTTCGTAGTAAGAGCAACCTTCGCAGTGAACTTTATGTCTCTTATGTGGGTTACAAGGTAGGTCTCCTCTAAAATGAATACAATCGGCTTGATAGAACATAATTTATATTTTGAATTTGCAAAGATATGCAGCCAACCTTTTTGGCACACGTTTCGTTACGGTGAATATGAAATATTTTTTTTAAGGCCGAAATATTTTGGTTACTTGAATTTTTATCCGTTATTTTGAATTGTCAATGACAAAACGTAGTTCATTACTGAAAATAATATTGCTGGTATTTGGCTTCGTAGCCTTTAGTCAGGAAGCAAATTCAACCCATTTAATGGGAGGGAGTTTAACCTATACATACCTCAATCAGGTAACAGGGCCTGGCGGACAGAAGATGGTTAGGTATAGAATTACACTAAAAGTATATAGAGATTGTAGTGTGATCACCAATGCCAATTTGGATGACCAGATTGAAATAGCGATTTATAATCACAATCCTAATAAAGACGAGCATCCACTTTATACTTCCACATTTCTTTCTCTTGCCACCCCCACAAAAACAATTAAGCCCCCAGCAGCCTGCAATAAAATTAGCTACTGTGTGGAAGAAGGAATTTATGAATCAACGATAGATTTACCTGTTTCGCAAAATGGTTATCACTTGGTTTATAAGCGTTGTTGCCGAAACCAACAGATAAATCTGCAATATGACCAAGGCCAAACTTATTATGTATACATCCCCAATACCGATTTAAAAAATAGTAGCCCTTATTTTACTGAACCCCCAGTGCCTTTTTTGTGTGTGAACGATACAAATGCCATTAATAATTACACCATCGACAAGGACGGTGATTCATTGGTTTATAAATTTTCTTATCCCTATAAAGGTGGA from Bacteroidota bacterium harbors:
- a CDS encoding glycosyltransferase family 9 protein, with translation MFYQADCIHFRGDLPCNPHKRHKVHCEGCSYYEKVTHKILIIKLGAMGDVIRTTPLVQKLKAEYPGCKITWLTLTPDILPKSEIHEILSFELKNILYIQNTEWDITINLDKDKEAGALLQTIASKTKHGFILKDGVIQPYNDLAQHKFDTGLFDDVSQANTKSYPEEIFEICGYTYTNEKYLLDNHEDKGYSWQLDKSKKTIGLNTGCGDRWVTRLWSTEKWVELIKLLQSKNYNVLILGGKQEHERNLELEEKTGAIYFGYFPLQQFINLVYQCDLVVTQVTMAMHITMGLGKKMVLMNNIFNPYEFNVKGDNGIIVQPSKECKCFYRGTCVDGVSCMEELAAEKVFEAVEGIVGS
- a CDS encoding riboflavin synthase: MTNRKLTMFTGIIETLGTVRNLKKNSGNLEMEIACNFVNQLALGQSIAHNGVCLTVTHLYDNYYAATAIDETLHKTNLGELQIGDMINLERCMPANGRFDGHIVQGHADGKGVCKSIIEENGSWKFEFIYNDKTQITIPKGSICVNGVSLTVVDSTNESFSVAIIPYTFEHTNFKNIKQGSSVNLEFDVIGKYIQKILGK